Proteins found in one Pocillopora verrucosa isolate sample1 chromosome 12, ASM3666991v2, whole genome shotgun sequence genomic segment:
- the LOC131777997 gene encoding origin recognition complex subunit 1-like, with translation MPVTTKREISTNTLEWIGNGTIDDGKVFYSQCKVNGILIKCGDDVVILGRTGRRSIAHVQKLYEIEESKDPNRAIVQWYYTYGEISELKGKKPADIPKSWTELLLPSEDCCSSRDDHIKAEDIWRKCNVVKLKPQDEVPDYLQSSYRDGLYYIRFKFDQNYNLYPVNKRLSRKSTSNTEQTIERGINHVRTPKQTPRKPNNTAKTPKVKKTPAKEKVADNSTSKTNKKTPRSTKKLTIEKKCMVSIEPLIFDRDTGTSLKRRASRSVPDESAVTPKRTKGSKNTRKTKEQVMSPRQRYGTAEVLEQVLESESRCSDDQDDDDDDDNDDNVSDDDDDDDDDDVFHPSDVSDLSDGNDGDDDDDEDNDWVVEKIGKARTQGKCTPIRILRSSSKGKGSFTAIQDTSKGKPTAKTPSRVKPPHKIPQKHSAKKLAKIPKTEQKTPKTPARNSCRQPSQKKMMTPSIPERQRPCKTPGTPLEMARKKLHVSAVPSSLPCREKEFTDIFNFVEGKLEDGTGGCMYISGVPGTGKTATVHEVLRSVQEDEDLPEFTFVEINGMKLTEPAQAYSTFLKLLTGKKATPEHASNLLDKLFSTPAPNRDPVVLLVDELDLLWTRKQNVLYNLFEWPTRKHSRLIVLAIANTMDLPERIMMKRVSSRLGLTRLTFQPYTFSQLQEIVMSRIVGLNAFEPDAIQLVSRKVAAVSGDARRCLDICRRAVEIADSQSKKKGTALVGMSHVDAALQDMFSSPKIRAMKCLTQMEGLFLKSVIAEFRSSGLEEATFGDVFQQLLDFCRIEGLSTLTPSQAAGVCFRLGAWKLLLVESGRRDLEQRIRLNVNQDDVLYALQSKPR, from the exons ATGCCTGTCacaacaaaaagagaaatttctacTAATACCCTAGAATGGATTGGTAATGGCACTATAGACGATGGAAAAGTATTTTACAG CCAATGCAAAGTTAACGGAATCCTGATCAAGTGTGGAGATGATGTGGTTATACTCGGACGCACGGGGCGGCGTTCCATTGCACATGTACAGAAGTTATATGAAATTGAGGAATCTAAAGATCCCAACAGAGCTATAGTACAGTGGTATTACACTTATGGTGAAATCTCAGAACTCAAAGGGAAGAAACCTGCTGATATCCCAAAATCTTGGACAGAATTATTGCTACCAAGTGAGGATTGTTGTAGTTCTAGAGATGATCATATTAAAGCTGAAGATATATGGAGAAAGTGCAATGTTGTAAAGTTAAAACCGCAAGATGAAGTTCCAGATTATTTACAAAGTTCTTATCGAGACGGTCTTTATTATATTCGCTTTAAATTTGACCAGAATTACAACCTTTATCCTGTTAATAAAAGGCTTTCCAGGAAGTCTACATCAAACACAGAACAGACTATAGAAAGAGGGATAAATCATGTCAGAACTCCAAAGCAAACCCCAAGGAAGCCAAATAACACTGCAAAAACaccaaaagtaaaaaagacACCAGCTAAAGAAAAGG TTGCAGATAATTCCACTTCGAAGACAAACAAGAAGACTCCCAGGAGTACAAAGAAattaacaattgaaaaaaagtgcATGGTGTCTATTGAGCCATTGATCTTTGATAGAGACACTGGAACTTCTTTAAAAAGAAGAGCAAGCCGCAGTGTTCCAGATGAATCTGCAGTGACACCTAAAAGAACAAAGGGTTccaaaaatacaagaaaaacaaaagaacaagtTATGTCTCCAAGGCAGAGATATG GTACAGCAGAAGTCTTAGAGCAAGTGCTTGAGAGTGAGTCAAGATGTAGTGATGACCaggacgatgatgatgatgatgataatgatgacaacgtcagtgatgatgatgatgatgatgatgatgatgatgtgttTCATCCAAGTGATGTTAGTGATTTATCAGATGGCAATGATggtgacgatgatgatgatgaagataatgattGGGTTGTGGAAAAGATTGGTAAAGCAAGAA ctCAAGGAAAATGCACACCAATAAGAATACTGAGATCATCGTCCAAGGGCAAGGGTTCATTCACAGCAATACAGGACACATCCAAGG GTAAACCTACTGCTAAAACTCCATCTAGAGTAAAACCACCTCACAAAATACCTCAAAAACACTCTGCAAAGAAACTGGCAAAAATTCCAAAGACTGAGCAAAAGACACCAAAGACACCAGCTAGAAACAGCTGTAGGCAGCCATCtcagaagaaaatgatgaccCCAAGCATTCCTGAGAGGCAGCGGCCTTGTAAAACACCGGGAACACCTCTTGAAATGGCTAGAAAAAA ACTGCATGTGTCGGCAGTTCCTTCGTCTCTTCCCTGCCGTGAGAAGGAGTTTACAGATATCTTTAACTTTGTGGAGGGGAAACTTGAGGACGGAACGGGGGG GTGCATGTACATCTCTGGAGTTCCGGGGACTGGAAAAACAGCCACTGTACATGAAGTATTACGCAGCGTACAAGAGGACGAGGACCTGCCGGAATTCACGTTCGTGGAAATAAATGGAATGAAGCTAACAGAACCAGCACAGGCTTACTCCACCTTCCTTAAA CTTCTAACAGGAAAAAAGGCAACACCAGAGCACGCCTCTAATCTGTTGGATAAACTTTTCAGTACACCAGCACCTAACAGGGACCCTGTCGTCTTATTGGTGGATGAG TTAGACCTTTTATGGACGCGTAAACAAAACGTGCTGTACAACCTGTTTGAATGGCCGACACGGAAACATTCCCGGCTGATCGTGCTCGCCATTGCTAATACCATGGATCTGCCGGAACGAATTATGATGAAACGAGTTTCCAGTCGATTG ggaCTGACACGGCTGACTTTTCAGCCCTACACGTTTTCACAGCTACAGGAGATTGTGATGTCTCGTATCGTTGGTTTAAACGCTTTTGAGCCAGATGCCATACAGCTGGTCTCaagaaag GTGGCAGCTGTCTCCGGTGACGCTCGCCGCTGCTTAGACATCTGCCGCAGGGCAGTGGAGATCGCAGACTCACAGTCTAAGAAGAAGGGAACAGCACTGGTGGGGATGAGTCACGTGGACGCTGCATTGCAAGACATGTTTTCATCGCCAAAGATACGAGCCATGAA ATGCTTGACACAAATGGAGGGTCTGTTTCTGAAGTCGGTTATTGCCGAGTTTCGTAGCTCAGGACTGGAAGAGGCGACATTTGGAGat GTTTTCCAGCAACTCCTCGATTTTTGTCGCATTGAGG GTCTTTCCACACTTACACCATCTCAAGCCGCGGGAGTTTGCTTTCGATtaggggcttggaaactactTTTAGTGGAATCTGGCCGTCGTGATCTGGAACAGAGAATACGTTTGAATGTCAATCAAGATGACGTATTGTATGCTCTTCAAAGTAAGCCCAGGTGA
- the LOC131778009 gene encoding uncharacterized protein — protein sequence MASLSTKNWGNGKDFWGMNWQYDPQWILNEEQKEIQLKLIECCRTLIRPNAAICDDTYTFPRKSMDALASLGLLGLIVPKEFGGLGQSHVCAAMVVETIARYGCSSTAMVYVMHLGAVASLLFRHHNNKTIQDLLRRLDSDKLIGTLVFSDPATGGHNWFPFNSKAKQYDDGTIQVLRHGAWVTSAGFADFYVVESTSPSFGGDYMNLSLFLMFKNEVRSSTDDWSALGMRGNQSSPVVCEGLLSPDRLVGSFGEFPLAAHEVIDPYFLLFSSACWNGISLGSMDIAKKHVIRTEHVDKGMRVADYPVIQDNFGRSLTETNCSRMMLFSVAQAMDRVTNDNDWSIYEQPFMAPIRGQFHHWCFQVKIKAASNVDAVTNEMMHACGGVGYKKELGLERLLRDGKAGWLMGASNEVLRQIVGKTSLFGLEVLDLWGKVSDTRVLNSELRKLSAEEKKELARKLLIEASNEDNDFNHNIELQNSYQDSEFENPFNTSPPTMLKSLDIDDELSRNPSLRPNEFTALKLHSVKPLGETLAEYTFSLPQATDFTGCFPGQYVLVRIGKHQRFLSPVSRAKELGKISLLLKHETNGIFSNCIRALQIGDTADFRGPCGGYEYQPNSTKYLTLVVGGMSCQPAVQIIREIMANPKDQTSVTLVLCAARPADIPYLQELQKYALHDKRLTASFTVFEVDCDDWKGGEGYIDAKFLSSTLPLPEESSHRVAVCGGPRMVLGVLQGLRTLGYSSDKIFVYGQFGVQQIRAVYGKHAKLAEHRETHIINGYH from the exons ATGGCATCGCTTTCTACGAAAAATTGGGGTAATGGAAAGGATTTCTGGGGAATGAATTGGCAGTACGATCCACAATGGATATTGAACgaggaacaaaaggaaatacAGCTGAAACTAATAGAATGCTGTCGTACACTCATCAGACCCAACGCA GCAATATGCGATGATACTTATACATTTCCAAGGAAGAGCATGGATGCCTTGGCTTCTCTTGGTCTTTTGGGACTTATCGTGCCTAAAGAGTTTGGTGGCCTGGGACAGAGTCACGTGTGTGCAGCAATGGTCGTGGAGACAATAGCACGATATGGTTGTTCAAGCACTGCAATGGTCTATG TTATGCATTTAGGTGCAGTCGCTTCTTTGCTATTCCGACAtcacaataacaaaacaatccAAGATCTGCTGAGAAGACTTGACAGTGACAAGTTGATTGGCACCCTGGTGTTCAGTGACCCCGCGACAG GCGGACATAATTGGTTTCCATTCAACTCCAAAGCTAAGCAATATGATGACGGCACCATTCAAGTTTTACGTCACGGTGCTTGGGTAACAAGCGCTGGATTTGCAGATTTCTACGTTGTTGAAAGTACAAGTCCATCATTCGGAGGAGACTACATGAATCTGAGTCTGTTTCTTATGTTTAAG AACGAAGTGCGTTCCAGCACCGATGACTGGTCAGCGTTGGGCATGCGCGGTAACCAGTCTAGCCCTGTTGTTTGTGAAGGTCTATTGTCACCAGACAGACTTGTTGGTTCCTTTG GTGAATTTCCATTAGCTGCACATGAAGTCATCGACCCATACTTCCTACTATTCAGCTCGGCCTGTTGGAACGGAATTTCCCTGGGTTCTATGGATATTGCCAAAAAACACGTGATTAGAACAGAACATGTCGATAAGGGGATGCGCGTGGCGGACTATCCAGTTATACAG GACAACTTTGGAAGATCCCTTACAGAAACCAACTGCAGCCGTATGATGCTGTTCAGTGTGGCACAAGCCATGGATCGAGTGACCAATGATAACGACTGGTCCATATATGAACAACCGTTCATGGCACCTAT TCGCGGTCAGTTCCATCATTGGTGTTTTCAAGTCAAAATCAAGGCAGCTTCTAACGTTGATGCCGTCACAAATGAAATGATGCACGCCTGTGGTGGAGTTGGATATAAGAAAGAACTTG GTCTGGAACGCCTTCTCCGGGATGGCAAAGCAGGATGGTTAATGGGCGCCAGTAACGAGGTGCTCAGACAAATTGTTGGAAAAACGAGCCTGTTTGGGCTTGAAGTCTTGGACCTCTG GGGGAAGGTTTCTGATACACGTGTGCTTAATTCAGAACTGAGGAAGCTAAGtgcagaagaaaagaaagaactgGCGCGCAAACTTCTCATTGAAGCCAGTAATGAAGACAACGATTTCAACCACAACATCGAGCTTCAGAATTCTTACCAAGACTCGGAGTTTGAAAATCCATTCAACACCAGTCCTCCAACTATGTTGAAATCTCTGGACATAGATGACGAGTTGTCTCGCAACCCTTCTCTCAGACCAAACGAGTTCACCGCCCTGAAACTACACTCAGTAAAACCTCTCGGGGAAACGCTTGCCGAGTACACATTTTCTCTTCCCCAGGCTACAGACTTCACTGGATGCTTCCCTGGTCAATACGTCCTGGTGAGGATTGGGAAACATCAGAGGTTTCTCTCCCCTGTATCACGCGCAAAAGAATTGGGCAAAATTTCACTCTTGTTGAAACATGAGACCAATGGAATATTCTCCAACTGCATCCGTGCTCTTCAAATTG GTGATACCGCAGATTTTCGCGGACCTTGCGGTGGATACGAGTATCAGCCTAATTCTACCAAGTATTTGACTCTGGTGGTGGGAGGTATGTCCTGCCAGCCTGCTGTTCAGATTATACGTGAAATAATGGCTAATCCTAAAGACCAGACCTCTGTAACCCTGGTCCTCTGTGCCGCCAGACCAGCTGATATACCTTACCTCCAAGAATTGCAGAAATACGCCTTACATGACAAACGTCTTACAGCTTCATTCACGGTGTTTGAAGTCGACTGTGATGATTGGAAGGGAGGAGAAGGTTATATTGATGCAAAGTTTTTGTCTAGTACCCTTCCCCTCCCAGAAGAGTCTAGCCATCGTGTGGCTGTGTGCGGAGGGCCCCGTATGGTCCTGGGAGTACTTCAGGGGCTCAGAACGCTGGGTTACTCAAGTGACAAGATCTTTGTGTACGGTCAGTTTGGGGTCCAACAAATCAGGGCTGTTTATGGAAAACATGCAAAGCTGGCAGAGCATAGGGAGACTCACATTATCAACGGATATCATTAA
- the LOC131777996 gene encoding visual pigment-like receptor peropsin: MRTMAGEIIEVLDKKIYYTIAAVYILTMLTTIITNSIVILTFYKVRCLLTPSSLPILSLAMADLVLAVTVMPFGIVANANRIWLVGDFGCHWYAYGHTVVGFSSILHHGVIAVEAARKIVRGLRNAGARRRGMITTIVVVWAVVLVWGTMPLIGWSSYGPEGSGAVCSINWKSTDPTDVSFVMITFVLFLFIPVIIIMACYTAISYDLRRMARIAEKQWGRKAQMTIARVLAKKKSMWTGLIMFVAIFFVWMPYAIISFLSVIGTPEKIPPLAFALAAMFAKTSTFVNPLICFFWYHKFRDGTKRIYRNSKRMASLQKAWTTSCNEAACEIHLRTNSYPYHSPDFRQVR, translated from the coding sequence ATGAGGACCATGGCTGGCGAAATTATCGAAGTCCTCGATAAGAAGATCTACTATACGATCGCTGCTGTCTACATTCTGACTATGCTGACGACAATTATCACCAATAGCATCGTGATCCTAACTTTCTACAAAGTTCGTTGTCTCCTCACCCCTTCAAGCTTACCAATACTTAGCTTGGCCATGGCCGACCTGGTACTAGCCGTAACTGTGATGCCATTTGGAATTGTCGCAAATGCCAACAGGATCTGGTTGGTAGGTGATTTTGGATGTCACTGGTACGCGTACGGTCACACTGTGGTTGGCTTTTCTTCCATTCTGCACCACGGTGTTATTGCTGTAGAAGCCGCCAGAAAAATTGTGAGAGGATTACGAAACGCTGGAGCTCGAAGGCGTGGAATGATCACCACTATTGTGGTTGTCTGGGCTGTTGTGCTTGTTTGGGGAACAATGCCTTTGATTGGTTGGTCATCATATGGACCTGAAGGCAGTGGAGCTGTGTGTTCCATCAACTGGAAATCCACTGATCCAACTGACGTCTCTTTCGTGATGATCACTTTCGTATTGTTCCTGTTTATTCCGGTTATCATTATTATGGCTTGCTATACTGCTATTTCATACGATTTGCGAAGGATGGCAAGGATAGCCGAGAAGCAATGGGGACGTAAAGCACAAATGACCATCGCTCGCGTATTGGCGAAGAAAAAGTCAATGTGGACTGGTCTGATCATGTTTGTGGCTATTTTCTTCGTCTGGATGCCATATGCCATTATTTCGTTTCTCTCAGTCATTGGTACCCCAGAAAAAATCCCTCCTTTGGCTTTCGCCTTAGCAGCTATGTTTGCCAAGACCTCAACATTTGTAAATCCTCTCATTTGCTTCTTCTGGTATCATAAATTTAGAGATGGGACCAAAAGGATATATAGAAATTCAAAGAGGATGGCATCCCTGCAAAAGGCATGGACCACTTCTTGTAATGAGGCAGCTTGTGAAATTCATTTGAGAACCAACTCTTACCCATATCATTCACCTGACTTCAGACAAGTGAGGTAA
- the LOC131777995 gene encoding rhodopsin, G0-coupled-like — protein sequence MFATVFFGFLAVLGFALNTVTVLTFTKNRKLLSAADIPVLSMAVADNVLATIATPLAAFASAHERWPFDYSGCSWYAYFNVTVGLGSILHHVAIAVERCSKTHFPMSAEVTRKKMSAIISLIWALASIWGIFPLIGWSAYVPEANGISCSLRWKSINTADTSFVICTFTCFLLLPSFVLIASYAIIYYDLRQMEKRSRRNCGKKSQQTLETVLAKKRLTLTTFIMVVSFLIVWSPYAALSFYKAFWKPVTLSHSVSTAPSIFAKTSLFINPVTYFIRYKRFRKGVKKLFGKMFSCGKGDSTMQQKL from the coding sequence ATGTTTGCTACAGTATTTTTTGGCTTTCTTGCTGTTCTGGGCTTCGCTCTCAATACTGTCACGGTACTGACTTTCACCAAGAATCGTAAGCTTTTGTCCGCGGCAGATATACCAGTCCTTAGCATGGCAGTAGCTGACAACGTTTTGGCCACAATTGCAACGCCATTGGCAGCATTTGCAAGCGCCCACGAGAGGTGGCCGTTTGATTACAGCGGTTGCAGTTGGTACGCATACTTCAATGTTACCGTAGGCCTTGGTTCTATCTTACACCACGTGGCCATTGCAGTTGAAAGGTGCTCGAAGACTCATTTTCCAATGTCAGCAGAGGTCACTCGAAAGAAGATGTCAGCAATCATTAGTCTTATTTGGGCATTAGCCTCGATCTGGGGAATCTTCCCACTGATTGGCTGGTCTGCATATGTCCCAGAAGCCAATGGGATATCATGTTCTCTAAGATGGAAGTCAATCAACACCGCTGACACTTCTTTTGTGATTTGCACTTTCACCTGTTTCCTATTACTGCCCTCTTTTGTACTTATAGCATCCTATGCCATCATTTATTACGACCTTCGACAAATGGAAAAAAGATCAAGGCGCAACTGCGGTAAAAAATCCCAGCAAACGCTAGAAACTGTTCTCGCTAAAAAGAGATTAACCTTAACAACATTCATTATGGTTGTGAGTTTTCTAATTGTTTGGTCGCCTTACGCAGCCCTGTCCTTTTATAAGGCATTTTGGAAACCAGTAACTCTGTCCCATTCAGTATCTACGGCCCCTTCCATTTTTGCCAAAACCTCTCTTTTCATTAATCCTGTTACATATTTCATTCGTTACAAAAGATTTAGAAAAGGCGTAAAGAAACTTTTTGGGAAGATGTTTTCTTGTGGAAAAGGCGACTCCACAATGCAGCAAAAGCTGTAA